One window of Abditibacteriota bacterium genomic DNA carries:
- a CDS encoding Gfo/Idh/MocA family oxidoreductase: MLRACMAGYGSLGHMHADNIAGMKDIVLTAVCDPRPEALQPDPRKKGGFDVSGARTYGCLRDMLAGEEPDLLLVIAPTCVHEELTVMGLEAGVHVFCEKPMSLTSGACKNMIDAARRSGKQLMTGQCIRFWPEYVYLQSLIKDKTYGSLKMLSLERISKYPHWADWFLDSELSGGAATDLHIHDVDWVRWVLGSPERIGAAGAYGKTGGIDEACLTLQYPDTAVFVRGSWVSHAPWKMAWEAYFEDATVIYREGADPSVTVYLPGKETLTPAIPKQNAYVSELEYFASVIRGERANTLCAPESALEGILLLEKELTLIKGSTT; this comes from the coding sequence GTGTTAAGAGCCTGTATGGCAGGCTACGGCAGCCTGGGACACATGCACGCGGACAACATAGCCGGCATGAAGGATATAGTTTTGACGGCGGTCTGCGACCCCAGACCCGAAGCCCTGCAGCCCGATCCCCGGAAGAAGGGGGGCTTTGACGTGAGCGGCGCCCGGACCTACGGATGCCTCCGGGATATGCTGGCCGGGGAGGAGCCGGACCTGCTGCTGGTCATCGCTCCCACCTGCGTCCACGAGGAGCTGACGGTCATGGGTCTGGAGGCGGGAGTCCACGTCTTTTGCGAAAAGCCCATGAGCCTCACCTCCGGCGCCTGCAAAAATATGATCGACGCCGCCCGCAGATCCGGCAAGCAGCTGATGACGGGTCAGTGCATCCGGTTCTGGCCGGAATACGTCTATCTGCAGTCCCTCATAAAGGACAAGACCTACGGCAGCCTGAAGATGCTGAGCCTGGAACGCATCAGCAAATACCCCCACTGGGCGGACTGGTTCCTGGACTCGGAGCTCTCGGGCGGAGCCGCCACCGACCTGCACATACATGACGTGGACTGGGTCCGCTGGGTCCTGGGCAGTCCGGAGCGCATAGGCGCCGCCGGAGCCTACGGCAAGACCGGAGGCATAGACGAGGCCTGCCTGACCCTGCAGTATCCGGACACTGCGGTGTTCGTCAGGGGCAGCTGGGTGTCCCACGCCCCCTGGAAAATGGCCTGGGAGGCCTATTTTGAAGACGCCACCGTGATCTACAGAGAGGGCGCCGACCCCTCGGTCACCGTGTATCTGCCCGGCAAAGAGACTCTGACTCCGGCGATCCCGAAGCAAAACGCCTACGTGAGCGAGCTGGAATACTTTGCCTCCGTGATCAGGGGCGAAAGGGCCAACACCCTCTGCGCTCCCGAAAGCGCTCTGGAGGGCATCCTCCTTCTGGAGAAGGAGCTGACATTGATAAAAGGAAGCACCACATGA
- a CDS encoding sugar phosphate isomerase/epimerase, whose protein sequence is MKAGVSSYSFGPYFQKYSKKELAAKARAIGFEAIEFAGLGIAGDRQQLLDEAAEWKAVCAGEGLEISAYCIGADLLNPRGGSLQGEVKALCDELDIAKALGVGKMRHDITGGAGDLSLMHFFRVLPTLVEGVREVTGYAKSLGIKTMFENHGYFMQNSERCRALIEEVADPNFGALIDIGNFSCADDNNAVAVKRMLPYVFHVHAKDFYLKPFYEEGSYEGWFASSNGTHICGAVLGEGDVPVKAIFDLIKAAGYDGAVSLEYEGLEDHIEGVTRGCKNLRELIG, encoded by the coding sequence ATGAAGGCAGGAGTCAGCTCATACAGCTTTGGCCCGTATTTTCAGAAGTATTCGAAGAAGGAACTGGCGGCAAAGGCCCGGGCAATAGGCTTTGAGGCCATAGAGTTCGCCGGCCTGGGCATCGCAGGCGACCGGCAGCAGCTGCTGGACGAGGCGGCGGAATGGAAGGCCGTGTGCGCCGGAGAGGGACTGGAAATATCCGCCTACTGCATAGGTGCGGATCTGCTCAATCCCAGAGGAGGCTCCCTGCAGGGAGAGGTGAAGGCCCTGTGCGACGAGCTGGATATAGCCAAAGCCCTGGGCGTCGGCAAGATGCGCCACGACATTACCGGCGGGGCGGGGGACCTGTCCCTGATGCACTTTTTCCGGGTCCTTCCCACACTGGTGGAGGGCGTGAGAGAGGTCACGGGCTACGCCAAAAGCCTGGGCATAAAGACCATGTTCGAGAACCACGGCTACTTCATGCAGAATTCCGAGCGGTGCCGGGCCCTCATCGAAGAAGTGGCCGACCCCAACTTCGGCGCCCTCATAGACATAGGCAACTTCAGCTGCGCCGACGACAACAACGCCGTGGCCGTCAAGAGGATGCTGCCCTACGTGTTTCACGTCCACGCCAAGGACTTTTATCTGAAGCCCTTCTATGAAGAAGGCTCCTACGAGGGCTGGTTCGCTTCTTCCAACGGCACCCACATCTGCGGCGCCGTGCTGGGAGAGGGAGACGTCCCCGTCAAGGCCATATTTGACCTGATCAAGGCAGCCGGCTACGACGGCGCCGTGTCCCTGGAATACGAGGGTCTGGAGGACCACATAGAGGGCGTGACCAGAGGCTGCAAGAACCTCAGAGAGCTCATAGGGTAA
- a CDS encoding cellulase family glycosylhydrolase, producing MTRIFVILLLTAAAAGLWAQGWQKVAADYEKNMEYLREKTPPARYSVTDYKGKVTVREARPPELGIGIHVIDEKAIEDMKALGIRSVRTTLWWNTVEKEKGVLDEEALAGFDRAFGLLTDAGISPLVVVHENPDFVSFADRGQAYRDYAEFMTMCATRWPKVLRWELWNEMDVAFTDVFGAKDPRIPVEARGRYYAEMLKVTYPAIKKANPRATVVLGGVAGDVTPFMEGVYKAGGKGYFDVMNIHTYGMPLAWSFVNRGLDAQKVMERYGDGEKPIWNTEFGTEAGSYIAAWGKPDSLEEFDRIQAEYLTELARLNRDCGLYEICFIFQYRAESEGGKEEIEELGGDPADYTYGIMRGNGDPRPAFEALKQQNINGWGR from the coding sequence ATGACACGTATATTTGTAATATTACTGCTGACGGCTGCGGCAGCCGGTCTTTGGGCTCAGGGCTGGCAGAAGGTCGCGGCGGACTACGAGAAAAATATGGAATACCTGCGTGAGAAGACCCCGCCCGCCCGATACTCCGTCACGGACTACAAGGGCAAGGTCACGGTCCGGGAGGCCCGTCCACCCGAGCTGGGCATAGGCATCCACGTAATTGACGAAAAAGCCATCGAGGACATGAAGGCCCTGGGGATACGCTCCGTCCGCACCACCCTGTGGTGGAACACGGTGGAGAAGGAAAAGGGAGTCCTGGACGAAGAAGCCCTGGCAGGCTTTGACCGGGCCTTCGGCCTGCTGACCGACGCCGGCATCTCCCCTCTGGTGGTGGTCCACGAGAACCCGGACTTCGTCTCCTTTGCCGACCGGGGGCAGGCCTACAGGGACTACGCCGAATTCATGACCATGTGCGCCACCCGCTGGCCCAAGGTCCTGCGGTGGGAGCTGTGGAACGAGATGGACGTAGCCTTCACGGACGTCTTCGGGGCCAAGGATCCCCGGATACCCGTCGAAGCGAGAGGCCGCTATTACGCCGAGATGCTGAAGGTGACCTATCCCGCCATCAAGAAGGCCAATCCCCGGGCCACGGTAGTCCTGGGAGGAGTCGCCGGGGACGTGACCCCCTTTATGGAAGGGGTCTACAAAGCGGGCGGCAAGGGCTACTTTGACGTGATGAACATCCACACCTACGGCATGCCCCTGGCCTGGAGCTTCGTCAATCGGGGCCTGGACGCCCAAAAGGTCATGGAGCGCTACGGCGACGGAGAAAAGCCCATATGGAACACTGAGTTCGGCACGGAGGCCGGATCCTACATAGCCGCCTGGGGCAAGCCGGACAGTCTGGAGGAGTTTGACCGCATACAGGCGGAATATCTGACGGAGCTGGCCCGGCTGAACAGGGACTGCGGCTTGTATGAGATCTGCTTCATATTCCAATACAGAGCCGAGAGCGAGGGCGGCAAGGAGGAGATAGAGGAGCTGGGAGGCGACCCGGCGGACTACACCTACGGCATCATGAGGGGCAACGGGGACCCCAGACCCGCCTTTGAGGCGCTCAAACAGCAGAACATCAACGGCTGGGGACGGTAG
- a CDS encoding bifunctional metallophosphatase/5'-nucleotidase, whose translation MNNRFLTRRELRALLLVWLMLAAVSAWGAAKDIVVVFTNDTHCGITDGMGIAGVAAYRDYLASKKNTWVTLVDCGDAVQGDVIGSVSKGHAIIELMNSAGYDYAVLGNHEFDYGMIVLDELMDEAKAQYLGCNITYTGNSENMLDTLKPYVIKKYGSTKVAFIGATTPGSIASSTPVYFMEDDVFVYDFKAGNTGQDLYDCIQANVDKARKEGAKYCVLLSHLGDTQDCAPYTSVEVIQNTTGLDAVLDGHSHSVIPCRVIPDKEGKNVVLCSTGTRFANIGQLTITAAGNVMVGLVSDYRDKAPQVVQAVDKVKADNDKLLGQPVAVIEKALSDSDDGGHRLVRCRETGLGNMIADSSRDHFGADIALMNGGGIRKGIPEGQVTYGSILAVMPFGNTHCMISATGQQILDALEMTSMFTQKEYFDGKDIVGEFGAFLHPSGLKYTIDTSVPTSVKTDSNGMFAGVGGARRVKDVMVEKDGGWVPIDPAAVYKVAGTSYTLLESGDGVSVFADCERLADDGILDVEILMDFIKKLDGKLDRYYAPEGRITVE comes from the coding sequence ATGAACAATCGGTTTTTGACGAGAAGGGAGCTCCGGGCTCTCCTTCTGGTGTGGCTGATGCTGGCGGCGGTCTCCGCCTGGGGCGCCGCAAAGGACATAGTGGTCGTCTTTACCAACGACACTCACTGCGGCATCACCGACGGCATGGGTATTGCGGGAGTGGCCGCCTACAGGGATTACCTGGCGTCCAAAAAGAACACCTGGGTGACCCTCGTGGACTGCGGCGACGCGGTGCAGGGGGACGTGATAGGCTCCGTGTCCAAGGGGCACGCCATCATAGAGCTCATGAACTCTGCCGGCTACGACTACGCCGTGCTGGGCAACCACGAGTTTGACTACGGCATGATCGTGCTGGACGAGCTGATGGACGAGGCCAAGGCTCAGTATCTGGGCTGCAATATCACCTACACGGGCAACAGCGAGAACATGCTGGACACCCTGAAGCCCTACGTCATCAAAAAATACGGCTCCACCAAGGTGGCCTTTATAGGAGCCACTACCCCCGGCTCCATAGCTTCCTCCACCCCCGTGTATTTTATGGAGGACGACGTCTTTGTCTATGACTTCAAGGCGGGGAACACCGGACAGGACCTGTATGACTGCATACAGGCCAACGTGGACAAGGCCCGGAAGGAAGGGGCCAAATACTGCGTGCTGCTGTCCCATTTGGGCGACACTCAGGACTGCGCTCCCTATACCTCCGTGGAGGTGATACAGAACACCACCGGCCTTGACGCGGTACTGGACGGCCATTCCCACAGCGTCATACCTTGCCGGGTGATACCTGACAAGGAAGGCAAGAACGTGGTCCTGTGCTCCACGGGCACCAGATTTGCCAACATAGGCCAGCTGACCATCACCGCCGCCGGCAACGTGATGGTGGGACTGGTCTCCGATTACAGAGACAAGGCTCCTCAGGTGGTCCAGGCGGTGGACAAGGTCAAGGCCGACAACGACAAGCTGCTGGGTCAGCCCGTAGCCGTTATAGAGAAGGCTCTGTCCGACTCGGACGACGGCGGACACAGGCTGGTGCGGTGCAGAGAGACCGGACTGGGCAATATGATAGCCGACAGTTCCCGGGATCATTTCGGCGCCGATATCGCCCTGATGAACGGCGGCGGCATCAGAAAAGGCATCCCCGAGGGACAGGTCACCTACGGCAGCATCCTGGCGGTGATGCCGTTCGGCAATACCCACTGTATGATCAGCGCCACGGGCCAGCAGATACTGGACGCTCTGGAAATGACCTCCATGTTTACTCAGAAGGAATACTTTGACGGCAAGGATATAGTGGGCGAGTTCGGAGCCTTCCTGCATCCTTCCGGCCTGAAATACACCATCGACACCTCTGTGCCTACCTCCGTGAAGACCGACAGCAACGGCATGTTTGCGGGAGTCGGCGGCGCCCGGAGAGTCAAGGACGTGATGGTGGAAAAGGACGGAGGCTGGGTGCCCATCGACCCCGCCGCTGTCTATAAGGTGGCGGGCACCAGCTACACCCTGCTGGAATCCGGCGACGGCGTCAGCGTGTTCGCAGACTGCGAGCGCCTGGCCGACGACGGCATTCTGGACGTGGAGATACTCATGGACTTCATCAAAAAGCTGGACGGCAAGCTGGACAGGTATTACGCCCCCGAGGGCAGGATCACTGTAGAGTAG
- the raiA gene encoding ribosome-associated translation inhibitor RaiA, translating to MEVKVKGKNLTVAPGFQEYLEKKLAKLERHFSKIKSADALLTKNRDTYTLEVTLEGDNVILRGEQKNCPDTRACVDEVIDKLDSQANRFKGKKYGRKKNLGKKKRDEEKENIYIQNTENPGVVKTKAFEMPPMSVEDAVENMELGSHTFYMFLNEETGKYTVIYKRADDDDYGIIEPK from the coding sequence ATGGAAGTCAAGGTCAAAGGAAAGAATCTCACTGTGGCCCCCGGGTTTCAGGAGTATCTGGAGAAAAAGCTGGCAAAGCTGGAAAGACACTTTTCGAAGATCAAGTCCGCCGACGCCCTGCTGACGAAGAACAGGGATACCTACACTCTGGAGGTCACTCTGGAGGGGGACAACGTGATCCTCAGAGGCGAGCAGAAGAACTGTCCCGACACCCGCGCCTGCGTGGACGAAGTCATAGACAAGCTGGACAGCCAGGCAAACAGATTCAAGGGCAAGAAATACGGACGCAAAAAGAATCTGGGCAAAAAGAAGAGAGACGAGGAAAAGGAGAATATCTACATCCAAAACACCGAGAATCCCGGCGTCGTCAAGACCAAGGCTTTCGAGATGCCGCCCATGTCCGTGGAGGACGCTGTGGAAAATATGGAGCTGGGCTCCCACACCTTCTATATGTTCCTCAATGAGGAGACAGGCAAATACACCGTGATATACAAACGAGCCGATGATGACGATTACGGCATCATAGAGCCGAAATGA